A genomic stretch from Croceibacterium aestuarii includes:
- a CDS encoding DUF2975 domain-containing protein — translation MAITILRFIIGFFMAVFAIVILAVCVGAAVLPFFHADIGAQLAADDRGISPVQAILLIEGVLLGIAVLLGMAEYFFLLLWRILASVKDGDPFTPANSIRLSRMAWTALVGDILSIGFAVYVAWAQTYIADAIDGEDLNFDSGGAGIVLILVLFVLARVFREGTEMRAELEGTV, via the coding sequence ATGGCCATCACCATCCTGCGCTTCATCATCGGCTTCTTTATGGCCGTCTTTGCTATAGTCATACTGGCAGTGTGCGTCGGCGCCGCCGTCCTGCCCTTCTTCCACGCCGACATCGGCGCCCAACTCGCGGCAGACGACAGGGGCATCTCGCCGGTCCAGGCAATCCTGCTGATCGAAGGCGTGTTGCTGGGAATTGCGGTCCTCCTGGGCATGGCGGAATATTTCTTCCTGCTGCTCTGGCGCATCCTTGCCAGCGTCAAGGACGGCGATCCCTTCACCCCCGCCAACTCTATTCGCCTCTCGCGCATGGCCTGGACCGCGCTGGTCGGTGACATCCTTTCGATCGGCTTCGCCGTCTATGTCGCCTGGGCGCAGACCTACATTGCCGACGCGATCGACGGAGAGGATCTCAACTTCGACAGCGGCGGGGCCGGCATCGTCCTCATCCTCGTCCTGTTCGTCTTGGCCCGCGTGTTCCGCGAAGGGACCGAAATGCGCGCCGAGCTCGAGGGGACCGTCTGA
- a CDS encoding DUF6152 family protein produces MLTATPALAHHSFAMFDQKKVMTLEGKVTEFQWTNPHAFIEMDASGQHWSIELNSPNNLKRQGWLRSSLKRGDKVTLRMNPLRTGKPGGLFLDLTKADGSVLDSGLPKNGQPVNVPQP; encoded by the coding sequence ATGCTGACTGCCACGCCGGCGCTCGCTCACCACAGTTTTGCAATGTTCGACCAGAAAAAGGTCATGACTCTGGAAGGTAAAGTGACCGAGTTTCAGTGGACCAACCCGCACGCATTCATCGAAATGGACGCGAGCGGCCAACACTGGTCGATCGAACTCAACAGCCCGAACAACCTCAAGCGGCAGGGCTGGCTGCGCTCCTCGCTGAAGAGGGGCGACAAGGTCACCCTGCGCATGAATCCGCTGCGCACCGGCAAGCCGGGTGGACTTTTTCTCGACCTGACGAAGGCCGACGGAAGTGTGCTCGATTCCGGGCTTCCGAAGAACGGTCAGCCGGTCAACGTGCCTCAGCCGTGA
- a CDS encoding glutathione S-transferase family protein has product MMRLHYAPGSAHSTAVRIALAEKGLDHELHKLDLVAYEQHSPGYLAVNCHGMVPTLQDGGRMLFDSFAILQYLDDQYAEPPLAGSDPRQRYKAAKWGKYVETHIAPHLAIARWTALKGKMPEREQAGLDRLLPERAALWRRAMAGFEAAQLETSTQMLVAAGERLAADLRGERWLCGDIFTLGDIAVFPHLAQFATLGLRYPSEVQDWLGRVAERSSVAGLSGDLFPVAVMGPEPGRWG; this is encoded by the coding sequence ATGATGAGGCTTCATTACGCTCCCGGTTCCGCGCATTCGACCGCCGTGCGCATTGCGCTCGCCGAAAAGGGGCTCGATCACGAACTGCACAAGCTCGATCTGGTCGCTTACGAACAGCATTCGCCAGGCTACCTAGCGGTCAACTGCCACGGCATGGTGCCGACACTGCAGGACGGCGGCCGTATGCTGTTCGACAGCTTCGCCATCCTCCAATATCTCGATGACCAGTACGCCGAGCCTCCGCTCGCCGGATCGGATCCGCGCCAGCGCTACAAGGCCGCCAAGTGGGGCAAGTACGTCGAAACCCACATCGCCCCGCATCTCGCGATCGCTCGCTGGACCGCGTTGAAGGGTAAAATGCCCGAACGGGAGCAAGCCGGGCTCGATCGCCTCCTACCCGAGCGAGCCGCTCTGTGGCGTCGGGCGATGGCCGGGTTCGAGGCTGCGCAACTCGAGACTTCGACCCAGATGCTGGTCGCGGCCGGCGAGCGGTTGGCGGCCGATCTCAGGGGCGAGCGGTGGCTGTGCGGCGATATCTTCACGCTGGGCGACATCGCGGTGTTCCCGCACCTCGCCCAGTTCGCCACGCTGGGGCTGCGTTATCCGAGCGAGGTCCAAGACTGGCTAGGGAGGGTCGCAGAGCGCTCCTCGGTGGCAGGGCTGAGCGGAGACCTGTTTCCGGTCGCGGTGATGGGGCCAGAACCTGGGCGTTGGGGATAG
- a CDS encoding MFS transporter: protein MASDAAAPAARNYPSPRQAWYTVGVLAVITTFALLDQNILGLLIQQIKTDFDLTDSQAGLLLGPTQAIFYALVAVPFSRYIDRWTRKWIVMGGLVVWSLATAASGLASSFAQLFVARVAVGAGESVNGPTAYSMVADSFPRERLPRAVATLQLGTVAGSGLSSLLGGVMIWLVATVGSPDLPLVGALRPWQVVLLGVGLPGLVISLLMLSVKEPPRHNLILRTERAGFRTTIRYLWLHSAVFGPMFIGLTIGSLDVGGRAWGAAFFERTYGWSPATYGIASGIISIPLMLTGLFLGAKWAEWFQNRGDPAGAYRVILYTRLVAIPFSVLMPLMPIPELSLAFNGVYYLTLGMSGPMLNAVMLAISPNQIRGQIMTLYLFIYTVVGVGLAPYVTGLTTDHIFTSPADLRWSIVLLHVVFLPASLVVTWMGLKPFRAEVQRLDAEEAAGGKG from the coding sequence ATGGCAAGCGATGCCGCGGCGCCCGCTGCGCGCAATTATCCGTCGCCGCGCCAGGCCTGGTACACCGTCGGCGTTCTTGCCGTCATCACCACCTTCGCACTGCTCGACCAGAATATTCTGGGATTGCTGATCCAGCAGATCAAGACCGACTTCGATCTCACGGACTCGCAGGCCGGGCTGCTGCTGGGGCCGACTCAAGCAATCTTCTACGCCCTCGTGGCGGTGCCGTTTTCGCGGTACATCGATCGCTGGACGCGCAAGTGGATCGTCATGGGCGGCCTGGTGGTCTGGAGCCTCGCCACCGCCGCATCCGGCCTTGCTTCCAGCTTTGCACAGCTGTTCGTCGCGCGGGTCGCGGTCGGCGCGGGAGAATCCGTCAACGGGCCGACCGCCTATTCGATGGTTGCCGACAGCTTTCCGCGCGAGCGGCTGCCGCGGGCGGTGGCAACACTCCAGCTCGGCACGGTCGCCGGAAGCGGACTGTCGTCGTTGCTTGGCGGGGTGATGATCTGGCTAGTGGCGACGGTCGGATCGCCCGATCTGCCGCTGGTCGGCGCGCTCCGTCCCTGGCAGGTCGTGCTGCTGGGCGTCGGCCTGCCCGGTCTGGTCATCTCGCTGCTGATGCTCTCGGTCAAGGAACCCCCGCGCCACAATCTCATTTTGCGGACTGAAAGAGCGGGCTTCCGCACCACAATAAGGTACCTGTGGCTACACTCCGCGGTGTTCGGGCCGATGTTCATCGGGCTAACCATCGGTTCGCTAGACGTCGGGGGGCGCGCCTGGGGCGCGGCCTTCTTCGAGCGAACCTACGGCTGGTCGCCGGCCACTTACGGCATCGCGTCGGGCATAATTTCGATCCCGCTCATGCTAACCGGGCTGTTCCTCGGCGCGAAGTGGGCCGAATGGTTCCAGAATCGCGGCGATCCAGCGGGCGCCTACCGGGTCATTCTCTATACGAGGCTGGTTGCGATCCCATTCTCGGTGCTGATGCCCCTGATGCCGATCCCCGAACTGTCGCTGGCCTTCAACGGCGTCTATTATCTCACGCTGGGGATGAGCGGGCCTATGCTCAACGCGGTCATGCTAGCGATCTCGCCCAACCAGATTCGCGGACAGATCATGACGCTCTACTTGTTCATCTACACGGTGGTCGGGGTGGGGCTCGCGCCCTACGTCACCGGGCTTACGACAGACCACATCTTCACCTCGCCCGCCGACCTCAGGTGGTCGATCGTCCTGCTCCACGTCGTGTTTCTGCCGGCCTCGCTGGTGGTCACCTGGATGGGCCTCAAGCCCTTCCGCGCCGAAGTCCAGCGCCTCGACGCAGAGGAGGCGGCCGGGGGAAAGGGGTAA
- a CDS encoding FAD-dependent oxidoreductase, with the protein MSERRDVIVVGAGPVGMLTALTLAQGGASVTVLEREPDIINSPRAAVYFPSTLIILEELGLLDELNAIGFQNRDFGTHVPEFGYSSVVSTEPVEGIPYDYQLHAGQHDVARVAMEHAIECGVEILFDHEVTAFTDSADGVSVTVSSADGEKTFAADWLIGADGARSTVRRLADIKFEGHTWPERFVATNVKFDFRRLGYCQANFVCDPVNMAVIAQLDRDGLWRCTYMEDASLPLDTYEERIHQRYEWFMQGSKDYELVSSSPYMLHQRAAETLRKGHVLLAGDAAHATNPCGGLGLTSGVWTGVVLADVLGAVIRGEEDEDILDRFSSERRRVFWDVVSPAATENKRMLQEKDPEQRQKDLAAVKALSENPESGALLMLFAYKVIGDVLRPGSRWADADPTPRVAIDIAGRQGQIH; encoded by the coding sequence ATGAGCGAGCGCAGGGACGTAATCGTGGTCGGGGCCGGACCGGTCGGAATGCTGACCGCGCTGACGCTGGCCCAGGGCGGGGCCTCGGTTACGGTGCTCGAGCGTGAGCCCGATATCATCAACAGCCCGCGGGCTGCGGTTTATTTCCCTTCAACGCTGATCATCCTGGAAGAGCTGGGCCTGCTCGACGAGCTCAATGCGATAGGGTTCCAGAATCGGGACTTCGGCACCCACGTCCCCGAATTCGGCTATTCGTCGGTGGTCAGCACCGAGCCGGTCGAGGGTATTCCCTACGACTACCAACTGCATGCCGGGCAGCACGACGTCGCTCGCGTAGCGATGGAGCACGCGATCGAGTGCGGCGTGGAGATATTGTTCGATCACGAGGTAACTGCGTTCACCGACTCCGCGGACGGGGTCAGCGTCACGGTCAGCTCGGCCGACGGGGAGAAAACCTTTGCCGCCGACTGGCTGATCGGCGCGGATGGCGCGCGCAGTACGGTGCGCCGATTGGCCGACATCAAATTCGAAGGGCACACCTGGCCCGAGCGTTTCGTCGCCACCAACGTGAAGTTCGACTTCCGTCGCCTCGGCTACTGCCAGGCCAATTTCGTCTGCGACCCGGTCAACATGGCGGTGATTGCCCAGCTCGACCGCGACGGTTTGTGGCGCTGCACCTACATGGAGGACGCGAGCCTGCCGCTCGACACCTACGAGGAGCGGATTCACCAGCGCTACGAATGGTTCATGCAGGGGAGCAAGGATTACGAACTCGTCTCCTCGAGCCCCTACATGCTGCACCAGCGCGCGGCGGAGACCCTGCGCAAGGGCCATGTTCTGCTCGCCGGCGACGCGGCGCATGCGACCAACCCGTGCGGCGGGCTCGGCCTGACCTCCGGAGTGTGGACCGGCGTGGTGCTGGCCGATGTGCTCGGCGCGGTGATCCGCGGCGAGGAAGATGAGGATATCCTCGACCGTTTCTCCAGTGAGCGGCGGCGGGTGTTCTGGGATGTCGTCTCCCCGGCGGCGACAGAGAACAAGCGCATGCTGCAGGAAAAGGACCCCGAACAGCGCCAGAAGGACCTCGCCGCGGTGAAGGCGCTGTCAGAGAACCCCGAATCCGGGGCGCTGCTGATGCTCTTCGCCTACAAGGTGATCGGCGACGTGCTGCGGCCCGGCTCGCGCTGGGCCGACGCCGACCCGACGCCGCGCGTGGCGATCGACATTGCCGGCCGGCAGGGGCAGATTCACTGA
- a CDS encoding DUF6152 family protein gives MNTFGKLLLPALALSAVPAAAHHSYSMFDMKKTIALDATVTKFKWQNPHSFILVDVKAPEGTENWAIEMTSPNNLVQEGWKRSSLKPGDKITLYVHPLRTGAKGGSYVGVKLVDGSTLGDVG, from the coding sequence ATGAACACATTTGGCAAGCTGCTGCTCCCCGCGCTGGCGCTCAGCGCCGTGCCGGCCGCAGCGCATCATTCCTATTCCATGTTCGACATGAAGAAGACTATCGCACTCGATGCCACGGTGACGAAATTCAAGTGGCAGAACCCGCACAGCTTCATTCTCGTTGACGTCAAGGCGCCGGAAGGGACGGAAAACTGGGCCATCGAGATGACCAGCCCGAACAACCTCGTCCAGGAAGGCTGGAAGCGCTCGTCGCTCAAGCCCGGCGACAAGATCACGCTTTATGTCCACCCGCTCCGCACCGGGGCGAAGGGCGGCTCGTATGTCGGGGTCAAGCTGGTCGACGGTTCGACACTGGGCGACGTCGGTTAA
- a CDS encoding helix-turn-helix domain-containing protein — MPSETEAEEGTRIVVKLDDLLHERRMTLTELAERVGLTLANLSILKTGKAKAIRFTTLEAICRELDCQPGDLLSYDAG; from the coding sequence ATGCCGTCCGAAACCGAAGCCGAGGAAGGAACCCGCATCGTGGTGAAGCTCGACGACCTGCTGCACGAGCGGCGCATGACCCTGACCGAACTGGCCGAGCGGGTCGGCTTGACGCTGGCCAACCTGTCGATCCTCAAGACCGGCAAGGCCAAGGCAATCCGGTTCACCACACTCGAGGCGATCTGCCGCGAACTCGATTGCCAGCCTGGCGACTTGCTCAGCTACGACGCCGGATAG
- a CDS encoding glutathione S-transferase family protein, whose product MLEVYTWEPNANSGKPLFCLAEKGVPFTHRYVDMGAHEHFSSEFLAINPDGTIPAIVHDGFVMTESTPAMEYIDEAFEGPPLRPHDPFRRWEMRVLMRYMDNVVAPSLAMLASNRLAAPRFVGQDPDELRAQLDRIPLPERRAAWEKLMFQSTAEEELVESERRLTDAVERFAAILDRQQWLVGEVFSLADICVFATFYPLSQSRSDHVNDSETPGLMRWLRRCHERPGLQAAFRMGRGFFSQRAVEIRRQLGVGEAGAR is encoded by the coding sequence ATGCTGGAAGTCTACACCTGGGAACCGAATGCCAATTCGGGAAAGCCGCTGTTCTGCCTCGCCGAAAAGGGCGTGCCGTTCACCCATAGATACGTCGACATGGGGGCGCACGAGCATTTCTCGTCCGAGTTCCTTGCGATCAATCCCGACGGGACGATTCCGGCCATTGTTCATGACGGATTCGTCATGACCGAGAGCACCCCAGCGATGGAGTACATCGACGAGGCTTTCGAGGGTCCACCGCTGCGCCCGCACGACCCCTTCCGCCGCTGGGAAATGCGCGTCCTCATGCGCTACATGGACAATGTCGTCGCGCCTTCGCTGGCAATGCTGGCTTCGAACCGGCTGGCGGCGCCGCGTTTCGTTGGGCAGGACCCTGACGAACTACGGGCGCAGCTCGATCGAATCCCGCTCCCGGAACGTCGCGCGGCTTGGGAAAAGCTCATGTTCCAGTCGACGGCGGAGGAAGAACTCGTCGAATCCGAGCGGCGCCTGACGGACGCGGTGGAGCGGTTCGCCGCCATCCTCGACCGGCAGCAATGGCTGGTAGGCGAAGTCTTCTCGCTCGCCGACATCTGCGTCTTCGCGACTTTCTACCCTCTGTCGCAGTCGCGCTCCGACCACGTCAACGACAGCGAGACGCCGGGACTCATGCGGTGGCTGCGCCGCTGCCATGAACGGCCGGGCCTTCAGGCCGCGTTCCGCATGGGGCGCGGCTTTTTCAGTCAGCGCGCGGTGGAGATCCGGCGCCAACTTGGCGTGGGCGAGGCGGGCGCCCGATGA
- a CDS encoding alpha/beta hydrolase: MARDVRPAALHAAGSGEPLELAAQGFFWTGGELIDHPVAGKAMRGQQYNEYWIPHDLKHRWPIVMIHGGGGQGTDFLGTADGREGWVHWFVRRGWAVYVVDRPQHGRSPFQPAFQGEMAGPGPTVFLERLFTRPQDFDDNYPQAKLHDKWPGTGKMDDPAFLAFLAGTGPTLSDAAQWQADAQRAGAELLDRIGPAILLTHSAGGPPGWLIADARPDLVKGLIAAEPLGPPFEAISGPLPYGIAHAPLTYDPPLAEGEELASEERASPGEGLIAYKVQAEPARRLPNLAAGFPVVVVTAEASWMAADNHAAVAFLRQAGVAAEHVRLEERGVHGNGHAMQLESNSDDVAAIIENWLLEKDLG, translated from the coding sequence ATGGCGCGCGACGTGCGGCCGGCGGCGCTCCACGCGGCGGGCAGCGGTGAGCCGCTCGAACTGGCGGCACAGGGCTTCTTCTGGACCGGCGGCGAGCTGATCGACCATCCGGTGGCGGGCAAGGCGATGCGCGGCCAGCAGTACAACGAGTACTGGATTCCGCACGACCTGAAACACCGGTGGCCGATCGTGATGATACACGGCGGCGGCGGGCAAGGCACCGATTTCCTCGGCACCGCCGATGGGCGGGAAGGGTGGGTCCACTGGTTCGTTCGCCGCGGCTGGGCGGTCTACGTGGTCGATCGCCCGCAGCACGGCCGCAGCCCGTTCCAGCCGGCCTTCCAGGGCGAGATGGCCGGGCCCGGGCCGACAGTGTTCCTCGAACGGCTGTTTACCCGGCCGCAGGACTTCGATGACAATTACCCGCAAGCGAAACTGCACGACAAATGGCCGGGAACAGGCAAGATGGACGACCCTGCGTTCCTTGCCTTTCTGGCCGGGACCGGACCGACGCTGTCCGATGCGGCGCAGTGGCAGGCCGATGCGCAGCGCGCGGGGGCCGAACTGCTCGACCGCATCGGCCCGGCGATCTTGCTGACTCATTCTGCCGGCGGCCCGCCGGGATGGCTCATCGCCGATGCGCGCCCCGATCTGGTTAAGGGCCTGATCGCCGCCGAGCCGCTCGGTCCGCCGTTCGAGGCGATCAGCGGCCCGCTGCCCTACGGCATCGCCCACGCGCCGCTGACCTATGACCCGCCCCTGGCGGAAGGCGAAGAGCTTGCGAGCGAGGAGCGCGCTTCGCCCGGCGAAGGCTTGATTGCGTATAAGGTGCAGGCCGAACCTGCGCGGCGCCTGCCCAACCTTGCCGCGGGCTTTCCGGTGGTCGTCGTGACCGCCGAGGCTTCCTGGATGGCGGCCGACAACCACGCCGCGGTCGCGTTTCTGCGTCAGGCGGGTGTCGCGGCGGAGCATGTTCGCCTCGAAGAGCGCGGTGTCCACGGCAACGGCCACGCGATGCAGCTCGAGAGCAATAGCGACGACGTGGCGGCGATTATCGAAAATTGGCTGCTGGAGAAGGATTTGGGCTGA
- a CDS encoding thiamine pyrophosphate-requiring protein: MRQGSGKADQQVHANGTVADAIAAVLKREGVEIVFGYPRNQILEAAARIDIRTVIVRQERTGMHMADAVSRMSKGGQMGVFVMQQGPGAENAMGGVAQAFAESVPVLVMPQGYALSQMYVPHNFNSVRSMATYAKHAEPLTSGDQVVPVMRRAFSMLRNGRPQPVVIELPYDVLDKPYQGDFEYVPGKVLTSQSSAESISAALNLLMSAKNPAIYAGQGIHWSEAYDELRALAEHLAIPVMTSLPGKSAFDETHPLALGSGGNGINGCVRKWLDECDVLFGVGCSFTATSFGLAIPAGKRVIHATLDPLDVDKSVPSEVALVGDAKLTLAAMLAEAKRREPTPRDNSAVAQAIKDCEREWLANWEAKRSQETSPLSPYRVLRDLYDTVDVDNTIITHDAGSPRDQLVPFWKSTSPHSYIGWGKSTQLGYGLGLAMGAKLACPDKLCINVWGDAAIGFTGTDLETAARDGIPILSILLNNEAMAIELPIMPVATEKYRATDISGDYAMFARSLGCHGERVTEASEIVPALQRAIAAIEAGQPALVEFITEKETQISRG, translated from the coding sequence GTGCGGCAGGGGAGCGGCAAGGCCGACCAGCAGGTGCACGCCAACGGCACGGTGGCCGACGCCATCGCCGCGGTGCTCAAGCGCGAGGGGGTGGAGATCGTCTTCGGCTATCCGCGCAACCAGATCCTCGAAGCGGCGGCGCGGATCGACATCCGCACCGTGATCGTGCGCCAGGAACGCACCGGCATGCACATGGCCGACGCGGTCAGCCGGATGAGCAAGGGCGGCCAGATGGGCGTCTTCGTCATGCAGCAAGGTCCCGGCGCGGAAAACGCCATGGGCGGGGTGGCGCAGGCCTTTGCCGAAAGCGTGCCGGTGCTGGTCATGCCGCAGGGCTATGCGCTCAGCCAGATGTACGTGCCGCACAATTTCAACTCGGTCCGCTCCATGGCGACTTATGCCAAACACGCCGAACCGCTGACCAGCGGCGACCAGGTCGTGCCGGTGATGCGCCGCGCCTTCTCGATGCTCCGCAACGGCCGCCCGCAGCCGGTGGTGATCGAGCTGCCCTACGACGTGCTCGACAAGCCCTACCAGGGCGACTTCGAGTACGTTCCCGGCAAGGTGCTGACCTCGCAGTCGTCCGCCGAAAGCATCTCGGCCGCGCTCAACCTGCTGATGAGCGCGAAGAACCCGGCAATCTACGCCGGGCAGGGCATCCACTGGTCCGAAGCCTACGACGAACTGCGCGCCTTGGCCGAGCACCTGGCCATTCCGGTGATGACCAGCCTGCCGGGCAAGTCCGCGTTCGACGAGACCCACCCGCTGGCGCTCGGTTCGGGTGGCAACGGGATCAACGGCTGCGTGCGCAAGTGGCTCGACGAGTGCGACGTGCTGTTCGGCGTCGGTTGCAGCTTCACCGCGACATCGTTCGGCCTCGCAATTCCCGCCGGCAAGCGGGTGATTCACGCCACGCTCGATCCCCTCGACGTCGACAAATCGGTACCGAGTGAAGTGGCGCTGGTCGGCGATGCGAAGTTGACCCTGGCGGCCATGCTTGCCGAGGCGAAGCGGCGCGAGCCCACTCCGCGCGACAATTCCGCGGTGGCGCAGGCGATCAAGGATTGCGAACGCGAGTGGTTGGCCAACTGGGAAGCCAAGCGATCGCAGGAGACTTCACCGCTTTCGCCGTACCGCGTGCTGCGCGACCTCTACGACACCGTCGATGTCGACAATACCATCATCACCCACGACGCCGGCTCCCCGCGCGACCAGCTCGTGCCGTTTTGGAAGTCGACCTCCCCGCACAGCTATATCGGCTGGGGAAAGTCGACCCAGCTCGGCTACGGCCTCGGCCTCGCCATGGGCGCCAAGCTCGCATGCCCGGACAAGCTGTGCATCAACGTCTGGGGCGATGCGGCGATCGGCTTTACCGGCACAGACCTCGAGACAGCGGCGCGCGACGGAATCCCGATTCTCTCCATCCTGCTCAACAACGAGGCGATGGCGATTGAGCTGCCGATCATGCCGGTGGCGACCGAGAAGTATCGCGCCACCGACATCAGCGGCGATTACGCGATGTTCGCCCGTTCGCTCGGCTGCCACGGCGAGCGGGTGACCGAAGCAAGCGAAATCGTCCCGGCGCTGCAACGCGCGATCGCGGCGATCGAAGCGGGACAACCCGCGCTGGTCGAGTTCATCACCGAAAAGGAAACTCAAATATCCCGCGGCTGA